The Glycine soja cultivar W05 chromosome 15, ASM419377v2, whole genome shotgun sequence region TAGGGGTCTTAGTACCTAGGATTCTGAACAGTGCCATATGTTCCATCCATCCATTTAGGATAATGTTTGCTAAAAGGATCTATCACCTAGTAGATgtgtatattaattattaatatttaatgatgcgTGTGAGAGAACTTTGATTTGATTCATGTCATTGTGTATCAAATTCGATCAGTTGTAGTATGTtgtttattaataatgaaaaataagattGCTAAAATATAAGTGGagtatttaattttactaataaaaaattgtaattgtaaCAATAGGCTCCCCTTTGAGCTGTATTTCTCTGTGTGCTAGCTTTCGTTTCATTGGTTTGGTTTCACCTAATTCATTGACTGCCTAAACTTTCGTATCAAACCGAACGCAAAATCGTGGCATGCAGATGGCAGTTCTTATATTACAAATGGTGCACATGCAACGTTACAGTTGTAATCCATATTAATTGATATTGATAGAGATCAGTTTGCTTgtttgtccgattctctttatatatttattattttatactttctgATTACTTGAGAACCTATTTACTGGATTTCTGGGAAAATAGCTGGGTGACGCTCACGACAGTGACAAATATAAGCTAGAGTAATATGAGCAAGTAAAGAAAACGGGCTTTTTTTTCGGGTAACTAAAGAAAATATACTAGCTACTTAATGTTATTAACAGAGTGAGACAATAATTTGGTTTCTCAAATTGAAAATACTAGTAATTAGTCTTtactttatattataataaggaaaaatttattcattaactatagagttaatttttttttttgttagcaaTGTCTCACGCAACTTGTcaagtatatatattatgatctACATGACAACTCAGTTAGAGTGTGTTTGGGTTGCCGGTACCACAATCCAGTTTACGTTTTCAAAAGtaagaaatattaaaagacATACTTTTGGATCTAATATGGGTTCGGGGCCTTGGCATCGGTTTTCCAAACATCCATGTGTCACGAAAAGTATACTATTAAACTAAACTGGTGATGACTATGAAAGTTTAGGATTATTTACTTGTaatattgtaatattttattcatttttaaaataatgttaggTGCACATACAATTGGAACCACAGCGTGCTTCTTTATGACCAGAAGACTGTACAACTTTTTCCCAAGTGGTGAGGGATCAGACCCAGCAATTAGACAAAACTTCCTCCCTCGGCTAAAGGCAAGGTGCCCTCAGAATGGAGATGTTAATATTCGCCTAGCTATTGATGAAGGGAGTGAGCAGAAATTTGACATAAACATTTTGAAGAACATAAGGGAAGGTTTTGCTGTGCTAGAATCTGATGCCAGACTCAATGATGACATAGCCACCAAGAATGTCATTGACTCCTACGTTTCTCCCTTCAGTCCAATGTTTGGGCCTTCTTTTGAAGCTGATTTTGTTGAGTCAGTTGTGAAAATGGGCCAAATTGGTGTCAAGACAGGTTTCCTTGGAGAGATTAGGCGCGTGTGTTCAGCTTTTAATTGAAGTAAATATGCAATTAATGATCAATTGGTCATAATAAAAATGTATGGCTTCTagatatgttattttttgggTGGAAGTCTTCtgctatttatttttacttcattATACCTATTGTTATTGTATAATCCAACTCGTTAAGGTGTTATTTGAGGTAGTTTTTAGTTTTGAgcttcaaaatttttaaaagtaataataaatttttagttttagtttaaaaaaacttttaaatcagtttttaaaataagactaattttaaataaactcattttaaaagttttatatcatattaaaattaatttaagaatgtttttttgtgtggtggtgatgacaatgatgataataatgatacTAGTAGTGATGATGGTAGAAAAACCATTGGTGATCGACTGGTCGTGGTGTCAATGACGATAGTGACAATAGTGGTAATGGTGGAAGTGacattgatgatgatgatgatgaatcgAGGATAATAACATTGATGATGTGATGGTGGTAGTGGTGTTGATGGTGACAACTAGTGATGGTGGTGGTAGCGATGACAGAGATAATATTAGTGGTGGTTGTCGCAATGTCACTGGTGTCAGTGACGATGATGATGATAGTAACGATGATGGGGAGGTGGTGGCAGTAAGTAGTGACATTGTGGCAGTGGTAGTGATGGTTGTGACAACAATGATGGTTGCGGTAGTGGCGACGATGACAttaatggtggtggtggttatgGTGGTAGTAATGTCAGTGGCGACGATATTGATGATGATTGTGGTGATGCtgacggaggtggtggtggtggtgataatgatgatgatagtGAAAGTAACATTGATGGTAGTCATAACAATGttgataataatgatgatatCAGTGGCGATGATGGTGGTGATGGTGACAACCAATTATTGTAATGacaatgatgataatgataacatTGGTGTAGGTGATGGCGATGATGAAGTTGATATCGATGATGGTGGCGGCGTTGACAATGAGGATGGTGATGGTGGTAACAGCAAAAAATTCAttgtcaaatataaaaaatgtatttttttaaactaaaaatcaagtttataaatttttttcttgattttgaaaatgagtataaaagtgttttaaaaataatttaaaaactatttcacattcatttttattaaacacattttattttaaaaattatatttgaaaaccaTAAAAACTCACAAGTACCCCAAATGAACAATAAGTTAATGAACAAATATGCAAAGTCCCACACCCGTGGCTTGTTTGGTTTGGCAAAACTCGTCAATTTTTATCATGTTCGGTTTGAATGTGTTAGAGCATCTTCCTTGGGAGTTATTTATGAAATTCTTAAATTCAAGAAtcagttatataatttttattgttggaGCATCAGTGTTTATATAAGTAATGttcttaacaatttttaaaaattgagataATTGAGGAATTAAAGAGTGTATCATTAGAAGGTTCGAGCACATGTGGGTACCTCGATAAATTTTCTGATTTGCTCATTCCTTTTGGTTGACTTCCTCGTAGTGACAAATTAAGCTTGCCAAAGTCggttgaatatgaatatatgatgtgagAAATAGCCTTTTTCACTCGTGATTAAAAAACTTATGTTGGTCAAGTTGATATTTAACATGATTAAACAATTCGATGTgaaaaatcttaatttaaaaagtgGGAAATTTTAGCATTCTCTCGTGGTTGGAAAAGTTTTGTGGTCACGTTACGTTGCCTTTGAAAAGGTCAAAGTCAAATAGTGATGAGAAAATCCAAGCTAAACATTTCTCCTACCAAATATGGCAAAGCCAAGATTGTCATCGATCATTATAGCCAAAATGATTTCTAATGGGTAATTATATCCTTTGGTTCCCACGTTTTTAGCCAACGAAAAGGGACAGTGCATAGCCAATTTGAGCTTGGGTTGTAATGCTTGCCCGATACAGCAACAGAAGAAAGGGAAGAGGAATCAAAGGATGGATAGAATCAACTATCTCTCTTTTCCTTcctcatccttttttttttttttttcatttccctCTAAACATCTGGCATTAAACATAAAATGCACTTTAAATGTGCAAAGAAATTCATGAACATTAGTGCTTGTGCCACAATAATTATCAGTTCAGAAATCTTAATTACTGCCTCTGGTCCTCTTCAAGCAGGTAGGGTCCCCCTTAATTACTGCCTCTGCCTCTGGTCCTTATTATATAACACTTTTCTATTCAGATTTATTTTGTGTTTCTGATAAATACCTTCATAGATttaattcaaaacttgtcataTTTGAAAggatttaactaattttttaaaagatttaatttgttctttaaattttttaaaatacaccaATTTAATTCTTTCCTTCAATTAAACTAATGCCGTTAGAAGTATAAATTCTggcagtcttttacatttattattgtttttaaataaaaacttatcaTATTTGAAATACTATGTTAATATTAAGACACTTGAGaaactaatttaataaatttgcaGGGAGTAGTAAATTGATGGGGTGATATTGATTAAGCAAGTTTGGAAGAAAATCTAGGTAGAGAAAGCATGGCTCCAAGCTCTAAATTCAGAAGAGCCCTTGGGGCAGTGAAGGATCAAACAAGCATAAGCCTAGCGAAGGTGGGAAGCAGCACCTCAGTTGCTGACCTTGATGTGGCGATTGTGAAGGCAACAAGGCACGATGAATACCCAGCAGAAGAGAAGCACATAAGGGAAATTCTGAGCCTAACATGTTACTCTCGAGCATTCATCAGTGCATGTGTTAATACCCTCACAAGGCGTCTCAACAAGACAAAGAGCTGGACAGTGGCTTTGAAAACACTTGTTTTGATTCAAAGGTTGCTATTAGAAGGTGATCCTGCCTATGAGCaggaaattttcttttcaactcGACGCGGGACTCGCCTTCTCAACATGTCTGATTTTCGTGACAACTCAAAATCTGATTCTTGGGACTTCTCTGCATTTGTGCGAACATATGCATTGTATCTAGACGAAAGGCTTGAGTACAAGATGCAAAGCCGGCGTGGAATGCGCAGCATGTATGGTTTTGATGAAGATGAGGAGGAAAgggaaagagaaaaggaaatcaTTGTGAGATCCACACCAGTGCGTGACATGAAGTTAGACCAAATCTTTTCCAAAATGCAGCATTTGCAATTGCTGCTTGAGCGCTTTTTAGCTTGCCGCCCCACAGGTTTGTAATTACTTTCCTATCAGAATTACAATTTCATCTCACTAATCAATGTTGATCTTTAATACAAACTTTTACTACATCTATTACTCAAATGAAACTCTCATTTCTATCAGAGAACACCGCTGAAAGCATCTATGGAATTGCATTTTAGTTTGTCGATACCTTTTTTATCACTCAAAATGCATCATTTATTATCTTTCATCTTgattaaacatttttatttaatcaaatattctCATTCATGTATGTAAATTAATCACCTCACGTCCTTGTTTCACTGTGATGAATGACAATCtcaatttttctaattattatttgaGAAATGTTAACAgtattttctctaaaaataattttctatgattggttataatttattgaaaattatcaattttgatagattttattttttatttaataaaatcaggagaaaaaataattaaataagaagcaaaatctatcaaaaataataattttcaataaattttaatcaatcatAATCTTAGAAAGAAAGTACAAGAGAGAGTGTGATTATCATTTCTCTTATTGTCTACACTTTACATGCACATATAAAGGCAATTTATCTCATGgttatttatttgaatgcaaCAGGAGGTGCAAAGAACCATCGAATTGTGATAGTGGCTCTCTACCCGATTGTGAAGGAGAGTTTTAGGATATATTATGATATATCAGAAATACTTAGTATCTTAATTGATCGCTTCCCTGACATGGAAGTGTCAGACTGTGTTAAGGTGTATGACATTTTCTGCCGTGTTGGAAAGCAGTTTGATGAGCTAGACCTCTTTTTTGGATGGTCCAAGAGCATTGGAATTGCACGCTCTTCTGAGTACCCTGAGATTGAAAGGGTCACACTTAAGAAGTTAGAGGTCATGGAAGAGTTTATCAAGGACAAGTCCGCCTTAGCACAAAGCAACAAACTTGAAGCAATAGAATATAAGACCCAAGAAGAAGAAGTAGCTTACGAACCGGAACCGGAACCAGAACCAGAACCGGAAGAGGATGTTAATGCAACCAATgcactaccaccaccaccagagGAAATCAACGAGGAAGCGGTTGAAGAAGTGAAGGAGGAGCCAAAGGAAGGAAAAGTTGTGCAGACAGAGGGAGATTTGTTGAATTTAAGTGATGATATGATGACAAGTGAAGAACATGGGGAGAAACTAGCATTGGCTTTGTTTGATGGAGCAGTACCAGAAGCAGCAACAGGTGCCACACAAGCACTTCCGTGGCACGCATTTGATGAAGGAGCAGCAGATTGGGAAACAACACTGGTGCAATCAGCAACCAACTTGTCCAACCAAAAGCCAACATATGGTGGTGGCTTTGATACATTGTTGTTGGATGGCATGTATAAACAAGGAGAAGTGAATGCAGCCATGCAAGGACAAGGGTACGGGGTGAGTGGAAGTGCTAGTAGTGTGGCACTTGGTTCAGCTGGAAGACCttcaatgcttgcactgccagCTCCACCAACATCAAGGAGTGGTAGTGATTCTATTAGTTCAGATCCATTTGCAGCTTCATTGGCTGTGGCACCTCCTTCTTACGTGCAAATGTCAGAGATGGAGAAGAAACAGAGGTTTTTGGTTGAAGAACAGATGATGTGGCAGCAATATGCAAAGGATGGCATGCAAGGACAAGCAGCACTTGCAAAATTACActctaacaacaacaataataacaattcttaCACAGGAGGTTATCCACAAAACTATGGCAACTATTATCGTTAACTAGGAAAGGTTTTTCCTTATTTTGAGGGGCTTACCCGCCCCATTAGAAACACTtgttttcaatcttttttattagagtatgaaattaaagattaataatGCCAATACCATTCACAAAATTCTAATGGTATTGTTGTCTTTCTTTGCCCACTTCAGAAAGCAAGTAGTCGCTAATGAAGTAATGATTTGTTCGCACTATCTTCCCGTTCGCACAAATCATAAGAAACTACCGTCTTTACTTTTCCCTCTATACTAAAAGTAGATTTCTATTaattcacccaaaaaaaaaaaggaaattactattaagagttctttttttattagattagttAAATTTGATCCATGTATCTAATTAATgttaacatattatatattagattttttttatccgttattacatttcaatttaaaatcatttgtaAGTGCATTTTTAGTGTCTTAAGTGATTGTATttgaatacttttaaaaaaaggttGCTTGCATAATTCTTTATGATTTTTTActgtcacaaaataaataacattaaataattaaatcacaaaatttatcacATCACAATgcacacactaacacaacaacAAAGACTAAAAATTGTGACAAAAAAAACTCTAGAAATTTTGACTTACTAAACTTTTCTGGGTCAACTTTTCCTTCtatttttgacaatttttttattctctataaaaaatacaaatctaaaaaaaacattagaccattaaaaatattgaatataaattacaaattatttgacaacacaaattaaaaatgtttgaagaaaaaaatatttagtgagCGGGATTGTTACAAAAATAAGGACCTTCTTTGGTTTCTTGCTATGGTCTGTTTAACAGACGACAGTTGCAGGTGTTATGAAAATTGTGAGACACATTCAACAAATTTTAGTATATTATAATagtgttaaaataataataccaaTATTTTAGAATTGTTGATACTTTAGAACGTGAAGGAATAAGGAAAACCACCTATTACGAGTTAATAAGAATTGCTTTAAAACATTCAcacgaaaaagaaaatattagcaATCCCCGAGTGTCCCAAACTTTACAAGAAGACATCTTTATACGAAAGCAAAAGAGGAATAAAGGCAATCTCTACATCCCAAATAAGCGATTTCCATGAGAATTGCAACATCAAATCAGAAAtatacttcaatttttttcttcagaagTTGAACCTGAACAAACAGATTCTATCCTAAAAtgccaaatatttttatttattgtagtacTACTATAAAATTACTAtccattataaaaaatataaaaatctacTACACCCGAAAGGGGATTTTTCATGTAAACCGAGAGCAGCTGATACTGACCCAAGCAACAGAATAGTAGTAGtatcaaaagtataaaaaatagatagagATTGCAATCGATGAAATGagcaaaatagttttaatttctcAATAACAAGGTGttgcaaaataataaaatataactagcAGAAAAAATCcagagagaaacaaaacattCCAACATTGCTGAAACATAAAGCTCTAAATCCTAATTCTCAAACTAGAAGAGTGATGTTCCCTTGCCCTTCTTGTCACCACCAATCTCAAAGTGCTTGCACCTCTGCACAACATAGACAGGAACTAACAACCATTAGCCACACACCACATGGAACCAAAAAAGCATCCATTGCTTTCCATATACTAACCTTAATAGCGTGTTGGGAGACATGCTTGCAACCCTGGCATTGCAACCTCAGAACAATCTTCTTGGTGGTTTTAgcctattttaaataaaaatatatttttgtcagcaaaaaaaaagatCCTAATTCCTATGCACTTATAACGAAATATTTAACCAACGAACCTTCTTGTGGAAGACGGGCTTAGTTTGTCCACCATAACCGGATTGTTTGCGATCATAACGGCGTTTTCCTTGGGCAGCAATGCTATCCTTACCCTTCTTGTATTGGGTAACCTTGTGCAGCGTGTGCTTCCTGCACTCCTTACTCTTGCAGTATGTCTTCTTTGTTTTCGGAACGTTCACCTATTTATTATtcacaacaacaaaagaaaaaagcattttAACATTTTCCAGCATAGCAACCATGACCAAATAACCAATAACCAATTCAATCAAACCTAATTCActtagctagctagctagttaGGGCTTTAGCAAAATTCAATTGAACTCCAGATACAAAGCCTAGGGTAGATGAGATGGTGATAACAATGTTAACCATTGCGGATGAATAACAGTGGAAGAGAAGGTTACCATGGTGACGGCGCGTGCGATCGGAATCCGAAGAAGCAGAGTTCTGCTGTGCGCCGCGAAAATGAGGCAACGAATGACAATGCAATGCGTTTTAATGGCTTTGGGAATTAGGGTTACACGGAGGCAAACGAGGCTGGACTGGACCgggctttcttttattcaaaaattactAATAAGGCCCAATTTTATCCAACGCCCCTTTTTATCCACTCAAGTTACAATAGATCCTTGTTAATAGTACTTCTTTTAAGTCCTAAAAAAGTTCATACTAAATAGATGTATTAGTTTTTCTATTGTAGatcttgtatatatattttttgagtttAATATTATGCATTGttaggataatattttttttacaccatcaaataatataaaattatcacaaatatatttttttaaataattattataaaaatcagcAACATTAGcatacataaattttttttatttttattgattgacaatataaaaacttttatacCATCGATGCATTCTACGTAAACTCACATAAATTCTTACCATACATAAGTTCTTTTTCATAAATCCAAATATGCTTATCCAGCTGCTTCCTTATAACGTAATCAACCAAGTGAATAGCATAGGGACTAATTGCTCCATAGTTTGAAATCTGTCCCTTAATcagttttatatttgattttatttcattagtaaCACATTaacattctttattttttttatcctttttttataGGGAGAATGCTTATTTTCTGTTCAAGtgttttctttaataaattttgcatgagttcataaataattacttttagaatttgtataagcaaaattaaataaaaacaggTACAGATAAATTAGGTTAACTAAGTTAATTGAGACTATATAATGTAATGTtcagtaaataaattaaacagtgcaaaaaaaaaaaaaaaatagacatcggataaaaaaatagtgataCATTGTAGTTTTACTAATAAGCCCAGGTTTTGACCATTGACCCCAAATTTAGGTCCAATAAAAATGACTTTAGAGAAagggaatatatatataaaggaaaagtttgaaagtgataaagcaaattaaatttgaaaatggtTAAATTTACAATGCCATGATATGTTCACAATATCATTTCAGAAGCCGTTCTTTGAGATCTCAGATCCTCAACTACTTTAGGAAGTAAAACAAATGATATGACCAACAGAATAATCACCAAAAACTAAGCAAATGTCAAAGATGCAAATTGCTTCTATTTATGTCACCCATGTGGATGATATATTCAAtctaaaattataatcattaaaCAAGTTATAATGAGGTTATGCAATGACACGCAAATATGTTCATGCCTACACTACTTGATGGAAATATGCGATGGGGGCCGGGTGGTTGTAAGTTTGCTCAGGCATCATTACTCCTTATATGAAGATTGGATTTCTATATAGCTTAAGCatatcccatatttttctaaataGATCAAACCGGAGAATTCTAAGTTAACATAGAGCCAGCTAGAGTAAATACCATACAATAATGTTGAAAAAGGTTCACTTTACAAATCGGGAAAACATCTCCCATGATTAGCCTATGATTCatgattaaaagaaattagAGTTTAATTTCAACATTTCCTAGATATCAAGACAATTTCCTCGTGGAGACACCCAATCTCATCCCTACAGAAACCAAGGTCTCCAGTGATCTGGCGCTATTTGCTAAAAGGTCTTCATCAATTGCAATTGAATTCtgcatagcaaaaaaaaaaaaaatggatttcaCTGGGTTCATATATTCCAATCTCAATCGAAATCTAAAGCTCACTAAAGATGAAGTttttaaaatggaaataaaCTTGACTAATTTACTCGAAAAAATATACTCATTAAAATCAATTGTATATTTGttgcattaaaaaaactataacttAAAGTAAAGAAATAGCGCACTTCAGTAATGtcgttttcttaattaatatttgtaaaaagttaatatttttgaagaatttttcacaattgATTCGAACTGAATTAACTGATTCTATATGCAAATATATTTTCAGCTGCTAAAAATGTGAGTTTAAAAGTAAGATATTTCCCTCTCTACATCCTGCTGTTAGgtttatgttttcttatttatttatctatttattagttGAACTATTAAgcaatcaaaaattaaaaaaattcaatgaaacCGTGTATAGTAAGCTTGAACTCATCAACTCCATCTTCATTTTGTACAATCCTatcaaaaattgaattttaaagaaTCATTTGCGACATCCCCGTCAATCTCAATATCACATTGTAAAGCTTGGCCTTTTTATAAATAGTTTATACTTATAGAttcaagtaaaatattttaattctacTCAATAAAGGCttctttttacaattttaaaaggaaaaacataTTAGTTTTATGATTTGGCATCAATTATAGGTGCCCCGTGGATAGATCGTACCAAACATATAAATCAAGGTCAGCAATATCAGGAACAGGACCATATCCAACATTCTTACAATAGGACTAaagaattacttaaaaaataaagataaccaACTGAAATACATACCTTTTCAAAAACGCAAATTACGGTGCTTCCACCAAATGAGAAATATCCAAActgtaaattaaacaaacaaattCCACTTAGAAACAAAGGCAACATATAAGATAGGAAAAACGATAATCAACTGTAACTTGCCAAACCTCATCTCCCTTCTTAACATAATCGccctttttctttgtaaaagtAATGCTACCAACCATTGTAGCTCCTATTGCAACAAATGCCACCTGAATCCAAATTATAAGATAAATGGTTAATACATGTCTACAACTATAAGCTAAAATGGCAATAAATTATAGGTAACTCATATCATTTCATAAACATGTGGCATAAATTTCAGCAGGATATAGTCCCGAACTCAAGAATTCAGACACAAATTAATTGCAACGACTAACGTTTCCAAAATCTACAGttgaaattattgaaataacTCTCTTGTTCTCCGTGAAGACATTACAGTACTTACTATTTACAGCAATGGGATTCACCTGAGGAGTAGAACACGATAGGGGGGAAAACACAACTGAGAATTAACAGAAGAAAATAGACAATATATATGACATATCATTTCCCTCAAGTTATTATTACACATACAGTATACAAGCATCCAGGGATATCTACAGATTGCTCAAAAATTCCTGATACTGGAAAATGGAAACGGTGATAATCCTGCAAcaaatatatgttaaaattaaaatttgaaatcaaattatatacaaaattaaaatgacattgAAAGAGAGCAACAAATACCTGTGGTGCCAAACGAAAAATCACCATTGTTCCATCAACAAAAGCACTGGAACACATTTCTTTCCCTAAAAGACCTTGAACTGAAAACCTTCGACCCTAAAAGTAACAACAAATAATCCCAAAAGCACTTCAGTTGGCATACATAAATAAAGTTGAAAAGATTAAAGGAGAAGAGAATGAGATATATTCCGATATTTTAGGGAATCTAATTTTCCTTAGCTGGCAATAATTTCATCAATGGGCTTAgcttaattttatatcattaagttataatttataaccTCTTGGAAATAAAATGAGTGAACATAGTAGTAGCTACTAGTTACCACAAA contains the following coding sequences:
- the LOC114386401 gene encoding putative clathrin assembly protein At1g03050, with amino-acid sequence MAPSSKFRRALGAVKDQTSISLAKVGSSTSVADLDVAIVKATRHDEYPAEEKHIREILSLTCYSRAFISACVNTLTRRLNKTKSWTVALKTLVLIQRLLLEGDPAYEQEIFFSTRRGTRLLNMSDFRDNSKSDSWDFSAFVRTYALYLDERLEYKMQSRRGMRSMYGFDEDEEEREREKEIIVRSTPVRDMKLDQIFSKMQHLQLLLERFLACRPTGGAKNHRIVIVALYPIVKESFRIYYDISEILSILIDRFPDMEVSDCVKVYDIFCRVGKQFDELDLFFGWSKSIGIARSSEYPEIERVTLKKLEVMEEFIKDKSALAQSNKLEAIEYKTQEEEVAYEPEPEPEPEPEEDVNATNALPPPPEEINEEAVEEVKEEPKEGKVVQTEGDLLNLSDDMMTSEEHGEKLALALFDGAVPEAATGATQALPWHAFDEGAADWETTLVQSATNLSNQKPTYGGGFDTLLLDGMYKQGEVNAAMQGQGYGVSGSASSVALGSAGRPSMLALPAPPTSRSGSDSISSDPFAASLAVAPPSYVQMSEMEKKQRFLVEEQMMWQQYAKDGMQGQAALAKLHSNNNNNNNSYTGGYPQNYGNYYR
- the LOC114386404 gene encoding 60S ribosomal protein L44; this encodes MVNVPKTKKTYCKSKECRKHTLHKVTQYKKGKDSIAAQGKRRYDRKQSGYGGQTKPVFHKKAKTTKKIVLRLQCQGCKHVSQHAIKRCKHFEIGGDKKGKGTSLF